One part of the Gemmatimonadota bacterium genome encodes these proteins:
- a CDS encoding ATP-binding protein produces MGETRVDLLHLLEDLRDAYPESLEETILTETIANALDSGATLVQLQTSPADALLTVLDDGRGMSRREHRRYHNLAATSKRRGRTIGMSTRSRPCCATGSSL; encoded by the coding sequence TTGGGTGAAACCCGGGTAGACCTGCTTCATCTCCTCGAGGACCTGCGGGACGCCTACCCGGAGTCGCTCGAGGAGACGATCCTCACCGAGACGATCGCCAACGCGCTGGATTCGGGGGCGACGCTGGTGCAGCTCCAGACCAGCCCGGCGGACGCGCTGCTGACCGTTCTCGACGACGGCCGGGGGATGAGCCGGCGCGAGCACCGCCGCTACCACAACCTGGCCGCCACCAGCAAGCGCCGCGGCCGCACCATCGGCATGTCGACCAGGTCACGCCCCTGCTGCGCAACCGGTTCGAGCTTGTGA
- a CDS encoding HigA family addiction module antidote protein produces MVRVPTHRAPTHPGQMLLEEFLEPMGLTQRELADAIHVPYQRVNEIVNGRRGITPGTALRLAQYLGTSTGFWMNLQVRWELYHAQKEEAEILQRIPRYPSRRSGTPST; encoded by the coding sequence GTGGTTCGAGTGCCTACACACCGTGCGCCGACGCACCCTGGCCAGATGCTCCTGGAGGAGTTCCTTGAGCCCATGGGGCTGACGCAGCGCGAGCTCGCCGATGCCATCCATGTGCCCTACCAGAGGGTGAACGAGATCGTGAACGGGCGCCGGGGCATTACGCCGGGTACAGCCCTTCGCCTGGCACAGTACTTGGGAACCTCGACGGGGTTCTGGATGAACCTGCAGGTTCGGTGGGAGCTATACCACGCGCAGAAGGAGGAAGCTGAGATTCTTCAGCGGATCCCCCGCTACCCCTCGCGCCGCTCCGGGACGCCGAGCACGTAG
- a CDS encoding type II toxin-antitoxin system RelE/ParE family toxin, producing MIRSFRDAGTEDLFYGRPTKAARKALPQPLWRQGAKKLDALDSAESLGDLRILPGNRLEGLKGDRRGQHCIRINERYRICFKWTETGPEDVEVVDYH from the coding sequence ATGATCCGCAGCTTCCGCGACGCCGGCACCGAGGATCTGTTCTACGGCAGACCCACGAAGGCGGCACGGAAGGCGCTACCGCAGCCGCTCTGGCGTCAAGGAGCGAAGAAGCTGGACGCCCTCGATTCGGCCGAATCGCTCGGGGACTTGCGCATCCTGCCGGGCAACAGACTCGAGGGCCTCAAGGGAGATCGCAGAGGGCAGCATTGTATCCGAATCAACGAGCGATACCGGATCTGTTTCAAATGGACCGAGACCGGCCCGGAAGATGTCGAAGTGGTCGACTATCATTGA